Proteins found in one Angustibacter sp. Root456 genomic segment:
- the gltB gene encoding glutamate synthase large subunit, which produces MGISSFSARPAATGLYDGRHEHDACGVAFVATMRGRAGHDVVEQALTALRNLDHRGATGADPSVGDGAGILTQVPDAFLREVVDFDLPAAGAYAVGTAFLPVEEAAQTDAVRRLEQLAAEEGLAVLGWRDVPVSTELVGDVARACMPAFRQLFVAAAGSRVVGLGLERLAYVLRKRAEHELDVYFPSLSSRTLVYKGMLTTGQLEPFFPDLSDRRFATELALVHSRFSTNTFPSWPLAHPFRLIAHNGEINTVQGNRNWMAARESQVHSDVIPGDISRLFPICSPGASDSASFDEVLELLHLSGRSLPHAVLMMIPEAWENHAEMDPARRAFYEFHSTFMEPWDGPACVTFTDGKLIGAVLDRNGLRPARYWVTAEGLVVLASEVGVLDIEPADVVRKGRLQPGRMFLVDTEAGRLVGDDEIKSELAAENPYEEWLHAGLIHLADLPEREHIVHTPASVERRQRTFGYTEEELRVLVSPMARTGAEPIGSMGTDSPIAVLSQRPRLLFDYFTQLFAQVTNPPLDAIREELVTSLGTVIGPEGNALTATPAHCRQVVLPFPVIDNDELAKIVHINADGDLPGYATTVVRGLYDVSGGAKALRRRLDEIFEEVSDAIDRGARFVVLSDRDSGRDLAPIPSLLLTSAVHHHLIRSKTRTQVGLLVEAGDVREVHHVALLIGYGAAAVNPYLAMESAEDLARRGVLGDVSADVAVKHLIKALGKGVLKVMSKMGISTVASYRGAQVFEAIGLSQDLVDQHFTGTTSQLGGVGLEVLAEEVARRHANAYPRDGVRPAHRRLDVGGEYQWRREGEPHLFDPETVFRLQHATRARRYDVFRQYTQRVDDQSERLMTLRGLLRLRADGAERSDGSSRAIPIEEVEPVSSIVKRFSTGAMSYGSISQEAHETLAVAMNRLGARSNTGEGGEDPDRLLDPVRRSAIKQVASGRFGVTSLYLTNADDIQIKMAQGAKPGEGGQLPAHKVYPWVARTRHSTPGVGLISPPPHHDIYSIEDLAQLIHDLKNANPAARVHVKLVSEVGVGTVAAGVSKAHADVVLISGHDGGTGASPLTSLKHAGAPWELGLAEAQQTLLLNGLRDRIVVQVDGQLKTGRDVVIAALLGGEEFGFATAPLVVSGCVMMRVCHLDTCPVGIATQNPELRARFSGKPEFVETFFEYIAEEVREYLASLGLRSLDEAVGRVDLLDTRDAVAYWKASGLDLSPVLSAPELPAGASLRQRTAQDHALEKALDHTLISMSSDALERAEPVRISLPVRNVNRTVGTMLGHEVTRRYPQGLADDTIDVTLTGSAGQSLGAFVPRGITLRLFGDTNDYLGKGLSGGRLVVRPDRSSSLVAEQNVVAGNVVGYGATSGEIYVRGQAGERFCVRNSGATAVVEGVGDHALEYMTGGTVVILGPTGRNVAAGMSGGTAYVLDLATARVNPGALSTGELELGQLDDSDAETLRQLVSRHRDETGSAVAKALLDDWDGARARFTKLVPRDYRIVVEVRDGAVAEGLDPDSSEVWTRITEASHG; this is translated from the coding sequence ATGGGCATCAGCAGCTTCTCCGCTCGCCCCGCGGCGACGGGGCTGTACGACGGTCGACACGAGCACGACGCGTGCGGTGTGGCGTTCGTGGCCACGATGCGCGGGCGTGCCGGGCACGACGTCGTCGAGCAGGCGCTGACGGCCCTGCGCAACCTCGACCACCGTGGAGCCACTGGGGCCGACCCGTCCGTCGGGGACGGCGCGGGCATCCTCACCCAGGTGCCCGACGCGTTCCTGCGGGAGGTCGTCGACTTCGACCTACCCGCGGCCGGCGCCTACGCGGTGGGCACCGCGTTCCTGCCAGTGGAGGAGGCCGCTCAGACCGACGCGGTGCGCCGCCTGGAGCAGCTCGCGGCCGAGGAGGGACTCGCGGTGCTGGGCTGGCGGGACGTGCCGGTCTCGACCGAGCTGGTCGGCGACGTCGCGCGGGCGTGCATGCCGGCGTTCCGTCAGCTCTTCGTCGCGGCTGCGGGCAGCCGGGTGGTCGGCTTGGGGCTCGAGCGACTGGCCTACGTCCTGCGCAAGCGCGCCGAGCACGAGCTGGACGTCTACTTCCCTTCGCTGTCGTCGCGCACGCTGGTCTACAAGGGCATGCTCACCACCGGCCAGCTCGAGCCGTTCTTCCCTGACCTGTCCGACCGCCGGTTCGCCACCGAGCTGGCGCTGGTTCACTCGCGCTTCTCCACCAACACCTTCCCCTCGTGGCCGCTCGCCCACCCGTTCAGGCTGATCGCGCACAACGGCGAGATCAACACGGTGCAGGGCAACCGGAACTGGATGGCCGCGCGCGAGAGCCAGGTGCACAGCGACGTCATCCCGGGCGACATCTCGCGGCTGTTCCCCATCTGCTCGCCGGGAGCGAGCGACTCGGCGTCCTTCGACGAGGTGCTCGAGCTGCTGCACCTGTCGGGACGCTCGCTGCCGCACGCCGTGCTGATGATGATTCCCGAGGCGTGGGAGAACCACGCCGAGATGGACCCTGCGCGGCGGGCGTTCTACGAGTTCCACTCGACGTTCATGGAGCCGTGGGACGGCCCGGCCTGCGTCACGTTCACCGACGGCAAGCTCATCGGGGCGGTGCTCGACCGCAACGGCCTGCGTCCTGCGCGGTACTGGGTCACCGCCGAGGGGCTGGTCGTGCTGGCGTCCGAGGTGGGCGTCCTGGACATCGAGCCAGCCGACGTCGTGCGCAAGGGGCGGCTGCAGCCCGGGCGGATGTTCCTCGTCGACACCGAGGCCGGCCGGCTGGTCGGGGACGACGAGATCAAGTCCGAGCTCGCGGCCGAGAACCCCTACGAGGAGTGGCTGCACGCCGGGCTGATCCACCTCGCCGACCTGCCCGAGCGTGAGCACATCGTGCACACCCCGGCGTCCGTCGAGCGCCGCCAGCGGACCTTCGGCTACACCGAGGAGGAGCTGCGGGTGCTGGTGTCGCCGATGGCGCGCACCGGCGCCGAGCCCATCGGCTCCATGGGCACCGACTCGCCCATCGCGGTGCTGTCGCAGCGGCCGCGGCTGCTCTTCGACTACTTCACCCAGCTGTTCGCGCAGGTGACGAACCCACCGCTCGACGCCATCCGCGAGGAGCTCGTCACCTCGCTCGGCACCGTCATCGGCCCGGAGGGCAACGCCCTGACAGCGACCCCGGCACACTGCCGGCAGGTGGTGCTCCCCTTCCCGGTCATCGACAACGACGAGCTGGCCAAGATCGTCCACATCAACGCCGACGGCGACCTGCCCGGCTACGCCACCACCGTCGTGCGCGGTCTGTACGACGTGAGCGGCGGCGCGAAGGCGTTGCGGCGCAGGCTGGATGAGATCTTCGAGGAGGTCTCGGACGCCATCGACCGTGGCGCGCGCTTCGTGGTGCTGTCCGACCGCGATTCCGGGCGCGACCTCGCGCCGATCCCGTCGTTGCTGCTGACGTCGGCGGTGCACCACCACCTCATCCGGTCCAAGACGCGCACCCAGGTGGGCCTGCTGGTCGAGGCCGGTGACGTTCGCGAGGTGCACCACGTCGCGCTGCTCATCGGGTACGGCGCCGCGGCGGTCAACCCCTATCTGGCCATGGAGTCCGCTGAGGACCTCGCTCGCCGTGGCGTGCTCGGTGACGTCTCGGCCGACGTCGCGGTGAAGCACCTCATCAAGGCGCTCGGCAAGGGCGTGCTGAAGGTCATGTCGAAGATGGGCATCTCCACGGTCGCGTCGTACCGCGGCGCGCAGGTGTTCGAGGCGATCGGCCTGTCTCAGGACCTCGTCGACCAGCACTTCACCGGCACGACCAGCCAGCTGGGTGGCGTCGGCCTCGAGGTCCTGGCGGAGGAGGTCGCTCGGCGGCACGCCAACGCCTACCCGCGGGACGGCGTCCGGCCGGCTCACCGCCGCCTCGACGTCGGCGGCGAGTACCAGTGGCGGCGCGAGGGCGAGCCGCACCTGTTCGACCCCGAGACGGTGTTCCGCCTGCAGCACGCCACGCGGGCCCGGCGCTACGACGTCTTCCGGCAGTACACCCAGCGGGTCGATGACCAGTCCGAGCGCCTGATGACGCTGCGCGGCCTGCTGCGCCTGCGCGCTGACGGCGCCGAACGCTCCGACGGCTCGTCGCGGGCCATCCCGATCGAGGAGGTCGAGCCCGTCAGCTCGATCGTCAAGCGGTTCTCCACCGGCGCCATGAGCTACGGCTCGATCAGCCAGGAGGCCCACGAGACGCTCGCCGTCGCGATGAACCGTCTCGGTGCGCGGTCGAACACCGGTGAGGGCGGCGAGGACCCCGATCGGCTGCTGGATCCGGTGCGCCGCAGCGCGATCAAGCAGGTGGCGTCCGGTCGGTTCGGCGTCACGAGCCTGTACCTCACGAACGCCGACGACATCCAGATCAAGATGGCCCAGGGGGCCAAGCCGGGCGAGGGCGGCCAGCTCCCGGCGCACAAGGTCTACCCCTGGGTCGCGCGCACGCGGCACTCGACGCCGGGCGTCGGCCTCATCTCACCGCCGCCGCACCACGACATCTACTCGATCGAGGACCTCGCCCAGCTGATCCACGACCTCAAGAACGCCAACCCAGCAGCGCGAGTGCACGTCAAGCTCGTCTCCGAGGTGGGCGTCGGCACGGTGGCCGCCGGTGTGAGCAAGGCGCACGCCGACGTCGTCCTCATCTCGGGGCACGACGGCGGCACGGGTGCCTCACCGCTGACGAGCCTCAAGCACGCCGGGGCGCCCTGGGAGCTGGGGCTCGCCGAAGCGCAGCAGACGTTGCTGCTGAACGGTTTGCGCGACCGGATCGTGGTGCAGGTCGATGGCCAGCTCAAGACCGGCCGCGACGTCGTCATCGCGGCCCTGCTCGGCGGCGAGGAGTTCGGTTTCGCGACCGCGCCCCTGGTCGTCAGCGGCTGCGTCATGATGCGCGTCTGCCACCTCGACACGTGCCCGGTGGGCATCGCGACCCAGAACCCCGAGCTGCGCGCGCGCTTCAGTGGCAAGCCGGAGTTCGTCGAGACGTTCTTCGAGTACATCGCCGAGGAGGTGCGCGAGTACCTCGCTTCGCTGGGCCTGCGCAGCCTCGACGAGGCGGTCGGTCGCGTCGACCTGCTCGACACGCGCGACGCCGTGGCGTACTGGAAGGCCTCGGGCCTCGACCTCAGCCCGGTGCTGTCGGCGCCCGAGCTGCCCGCCGGGGCGTCCCTGCGACAGCGGACGGCCCAGGACCACGCCCTGGAGAAGGCGCTCGACCACACCCTCATCTCGATGAGCAGTGACGCGCTCGAACGGGCCGAGCCGGTGCGGATCTCGCTGCCCGTGCGCAACGTCAACCGCACCGTCGGCACGATGCTCGGCCACGAGGTGACCCGGCGGTACCCACAGGGGCTCGCCGACGACACGATCGACGTCACCCTCACGGGTTCGGCTGGCCAGTCGCTCGGAGCGTTCGTGCCCCGGGGGATCACGCTGCGGCTGTTCGGTGACACCAACGACTACCTCGGCAAGGGGCTGTCAGGTGGCCGGCTCGTCGTCCGGCCCGACCGGTCGTCGTCGCTGGTGGCCGAGCAGAACGTCGTGGCCGGCAACGTCGTGGGCTACGGCGCAACCTCCGGCGAGATCTACGTGCGGGGCCAAGCCGGAGAACGCTTCTGCGTCCGCAACTCCGGCGCGACGGCCGTCGTCGAGGGCGTCGGTGACCACGCGCTCGAGTACATGACGGGCGGCACGGTCGTCATCCTCGGCCCCACGGGCCGCAACGTCGCCGCCGGGATGTCCGGCGGTACGGCGTACGTGCTCGACCTCGCGACGGCTCGAGTCAACCCCGGCGCGCTCTCGACCGGCGAGCTGGAGCTCGGTCAGCTCGACGACAGCGACGCCGAGACGCTGCGGCAGCTGGTCTCGCGGCACCGCGACGAGACAGGGTCCGCGGTCGCCAAGGCGCTGCTCGACGACTGGGACGGCGCCCGCGCGCGCTTCACCAAGCTCGTGCCGCGCGACTACCGCATCGTCGTCGAGGTTCGCGACGGCGCTGTCGCAGAGGGCCTCGACCCCGACAGCAGCGAGGTCTGGACTCGCATCACGGAGGCGTCCCATGGCTGA
- the trpA gene encoding tryptophan synthase subunit alpha encodes MSAVSAALEKARAEGRAALVAYLPVGYPDVETSVEAVRVMVRAGADVVEVGVPYSDPLMDGPVIQRAVDAALRGGARTRDVFAAVSAVADEGAAALVMTYWNLVDHYGVDRFAADLAAAGGSGLITPDLIPDEAADWLAAADEHDLDRVFLVAPSSTDERLRSTTAACRGFVYAASTMGVTGARAAVGGGARGLVERIRAVSDVPVCVGLGVSNAEQAAEVAGFADGVIVGSALVRCLADAPDRESGLAALERLTRELAAGVRA; translated from the coding sequence GTGAGCGCGGTGAGCGCGGCCCTGGAGAAGGCGCGGGCCGAGGGTCGCGCCGCGCTGGTGGCGTACCTGCCGGTGGGCTACCCAGACGTCGAGACGTCCGTCGAGGCCGTGCGGGTCATGGTGCGGGCCGGTGCTGACGTCGTCGAGGTGGGCGTGCCGTACAGCGACCCGCTCATGGACGGCCCGGTCATCCAGCGCGCCGTCGATGCCGCCCTGCGCGGCGGTGCCCGCACGCGCGACGTGTTCGCAGCCGTCAGTGCCGTGGCCGACGAAGGTGCCGCGGCTCTGGTGATGACGTACTGGAACCTCGTCGACCACTACGGCGTCGACCGGTTTGCCGCCGACCTCGCGGCCGCCGGTGGGTCCGGGCTGATCACCCCTGACCTCATCCCCGACGAGGCGGCCGACTGGCTGGCCGCCGCCGACGAGCACGATCTCGACCGGGTGTTCCTCGTGGCTCCCAGCTCCACCGACGAGCGGCTGCGCTCGACGACGGCCGCTTGCCGCGGCTTCGTGTACGCCGCCAGCACCATGGGGGTGACCGGTGCGCGGGCCGCGGTGGGCGGGGGAGCGCGTGGCCTGGTCGAACGCATCCGCGCGGTGTCCGACGTCCCGGTGTGCGTGGGCCTCGGGGTGTCGAACGCAGAGCAGGCCGCCGAGGTGGCCGGCTTCGCCGACGGCGTCATCGTCGGCTCGGCCCTCGTGCGTTGCCTCGCTGATGCCCCCGACCGCGAGTCCGGCCTCGCTGCGCTCGAGCGGCTGACCCGCGAGCTGGCCGCCGGGGTCCGCGCGTGA
- the trpB gene encoding tryptophan synthase subunit beta: MTSTDPATAPGPGRFGPYGGRYVPEALVAALDELDAAFRTASTDPEFQRELDFLHRTYSGRPSLLTEAERFAAHAGGARVLLKREDLNHTGSHKINNVLGQALLTKRMGKSRIIAETGAGQHGVASATAAALMGLECTVYMGEEDTRRQALNVARMRLLGATVVPVTTGSRTLKDAMNEAMRDWVTNVDDTHYLIGTVAGPHPFPTMVREFHRVIGDEARAQVLELVGRLPDAVLACVGGGSNAIGIFSAFIDDVGVRLVGLEAGGEGLSSGRHAASITGGSSGVLHGARSYILQDDDGQTVESHSISAGLDYPGVGPEHAWLHDTGRATYEPVTDAEAMDAFRLLCRTEGIIPAIESSHALAGALRLGRELGPEAVLLVNLSGRGDKDVDTAARWFGLVDGDDLVEAEQLKAREPVQDAEGSGW; this comes from the coding sequence ATGACGTCGACGGACCCCGCAACCGCGCCCGGGCCGGGGCGCTTCGGCCCCTACGGCGGCCGGTACGTACCTGAGGCGCTCGTGGCGGCGCTCGATGAGCTGGACGCGGCGTTCCGCACGGCGTCCACCGATCCGGAGTTCCAGCGCGAGCTCGACTTCCTGCACCGCACGTACTCCGGCCGGCCGAGCCTGCTCACCGAGGCCGAGCGGTTCGCCGCTCACGCCGGTGGCGCCCGGGTGCTGCTGAAGCGCGAGGACCTCAACCACACCGGCTCGCACAAGATCAACAACGTGCTCGGTCAGGCGCTGCTCACCAAGCGGATGGGCAAGTCACGCATCATCGCCGAGACCGGCGCCGGCCAGCACGGCGTCGCCTCCGCCACGGCCGCAGCCCTCATGGGCCTGGAGTGCACGGTCTACATGGGCGAGGAAGACACCCGCCGCCAGGCCCTGAACGTCGCGCGCATGCGGCTGCTGGGCGCCACCGTGGTTCCGGTGACCACCGGCTCGCGCACGCTCAAGGACGCCATGAACGAGGCGATGCGCGACTGGGTCACCAACGTCGACGACACCCACTACCTGATCGGGACGGTCGCCGGGCCGCACCCGTTCCCGACCATGGTGCGCGAGTTCCACCGGGTCATCGGTGACGAGGCGCGGGCCCAGGTGCTCGAGCTGGTCGGCCGCCTGCCCGACGCCGTGCTCGCCTGCGTCGGGGGCGGGTCGAACGCCATCGGCATCTTCTCGGCCTTCATCGACGACGTCGGCGTGCGGCTCGTGGGCCTCGAGGCCGGCGGCGAGGGCCTGAGCAGCGGGCGTCATGCCGCGAGCATCACCGGCGGCTCGTCGGGCGTGCTGCACGGTGCGCGGTCGTACATCCTGCAGGACGACGACGGCCAGACCGTCGAGAGCCACTCGATCTCGGCGGGTCTGGACTACCCGGGCGTCGGGCCGGAGCACGCCTGGCTGCACGACACCGGCCGCGCGACCTACGAGCCGGTCACCGACGCCGAGGCGATGGACGCCTTCCGGCTGCTGTGCCGCACCGAGGGCATCATCCCGGCCATCGAGAGCTCGCACGCCCTGGCCGGCGCTCTGCGCCTCGGCCGCGAGCTCGGCCCTGAGGCCGTGCTCCTCGTCAACCTCTCCGGACGCGGAGACAAGGACGTCGACACCGCGGCCCGCTGGTTCGGCCTGGTCGACGGCGACGACCTCGTGGAGGCCGAGCAGCTCAAGGCCCGCGAGCCGGTGCAGGACGCCGAGGGGAGCGGCTGGTGA
- a CDS encoding RDD family protein, translating into MTQFPGHEGQQPEQQNPYGAPPPAPGPSTPPPAPGYGPPPPAYGNAPAAGYGYAPGPVGGTPGGMGKRLVARIIDGVLLLVVFIILAVPLGVFSAMSSASDSATAGTFNFGANLGFQALVLLIGAGYEIGMIGARGATIGKQVMGLKVINIETGAVPGFGSAALRWLIPFIGSFFCGIGELLVYVSPFFDNSGRQQGWHDKVAKTQVVLR; encoded by the coding sequence ATGACGCAGTTCCCTGGCCACGAGGGCCAGCAGCCCGAGCAGCAGAACCCGTACGGCGCACCGCCGCCGGCACCCGGGCCCAGCACACCGCCGCCCGCGCCGGGTTACGGACCGCCCCCGCCCGCCTACGGCAACGCGCCAGCCGCCGGGTACGGCTACGCGCCCGGCCCGGTCGGGGGTACGCCCGGTGGTATGGGCAAGCGCCTGGTGGCCCGCATCATCGACGGCGTCCTGCTCCTGGTGGTCTTCATCATCCTGGCCGTGCCGCTGGGGGTGTTCTCGGCGATGTCGAGCGCCAGTGACTCGGCGACGGCCGGCACCTTCAACTTCGGCGCCAACCTGGGGTTCCAGGCGCTCGTGCTGCTCATCGGCGCTGGCTACGAGATCGGCATGATCGGCGCTCGGGGCGCCACGATCGGCAAGCAGGTCATGGGCCTGAAGGTGATCAACATCGAGACCGGTGCGGTGCCCGGCTTCGGGTCCGCCGCGCTGCGCTGGCTGATCCCCTTCATCGGCTCGTTCTTCTGCGGGATCGGTGAGCTGTTGGTCTACGTCTCGCCGTTCTTCGACAACTCCGGTCGCCAGCAGGGCTGGCACGACAAGGTGGCCAAGACGCAGGTCGTTCTGCGCTGA
- a CDS encoding DUF2752 domain-containing protein, with product MLVDGALRPALLHRVAAPASLLLVAASGLAAVAVRDPHTPGAWGFCPFLLATGRPCPFCGGLRAVSDVLHGDVVAAAHSNALVLVAVPFAVASLVVWLVRRWRGRGDELVPWATRATALGGVALVAAFWLVRLLPGIAWLTPSDLLSR from the coding sequence GTGCTCGTCGACGGCGCGCTGCGCCCGGCGCTGCTCCACCGGGTCGCCGCACCGGCGTCCCTGCTGCTCGTCGCGGCCTCGGGACTCGCGGCGGTCGCCGTCCGCGATCCGCACACGCCCGGCGCGTGGGGGTTCTGTCCGTTCCTGCTGGCTACCGGCCGGCCGTGCCCCTTCTGCGGCGGGTTGCGTGCCGTGAGCGACGTCCTGCACGGTGACGTCGTGGCGGCGGCGCACTCGAACGCGCTCGTGCTCGTCGCGGTGCCGTTCGCGGTGGCGTCTCTGGTCGTCTGGCTGGTGCGTCGCTGGCGCGGGCGCGGCGACGAGCTGGTGCCCTGGGCCACCCGCGCGACGGCGCTGGGCGGCGTGGCGCTGGTGGCGGCGTTCTGGCTGGTGCGGCTGCTGCCTGGCATCGCGTGGCTCACGCCCAGCGACCTGCTCAGCCGCTAG
- a CDS encoding HGxxPAAW family protein, protein MAEHGHPSHGNTVAAWTAVGILLVAALVMAFGVILASVVVFVIGAVIAVLGLVAGKVLALAGYGAAQPAQRQAHEAR, encoded by the coding sequence ATGGCCGAGCACGGACACCCGTCCCACGGCAACACCGTCGCGGCGTGGACCGCGGTCGGGATCCTGCTCGTCGCGGCGCTGGTGATGGCGTTCGGGGTGATCCTGGCGTCCGTCGTCGTGTTCGTCATCGGTGCCGTCATCGCGGTGCTCGGCCTCGTGGCCGGCAAGGTGCTCGCCCTGGCGGGGTACGGCGCCGCTCAGCCCGCGCAGCGGCAGGCCCACGAGGCCCGCTGA
- a CDS encoding Trp biosynthesis-associated membrane protein — protein sequence MRARLSGPAAAVVPAVVGAALTLLATSRTWVQASIDDPVVGQVTVTASGRQGAPVVPAVALVALAGAAALLLARALGRRVAGVLLVLAGAAGAAASVSVLRAPENGVAALVAKAVGVTGTTPASLQVSAWPWLAVAGCALVAVAGAVAVLRAGRWSGPRSRYEAPAEPSEAGGAPDGAPLADEAADPGTAWDALSRGEDPTR from the coding sequence ATGCGGGCCCGGCTGAGCGGACCGGCGGCGGCGGTGGTCCCCGCCGTGGTCGGCGCGGCGCTGACGCTGCTGGCGACGTCCCGCACGTGGGTGCAGGCGTCGATCGACGACCCGGTGGTGGGGCAGGTGACGGTGACGGCGTCGGGGCGGCAGGGCGCGCCTGTCGTGCCGGCCGTGGCGCTCGTCGCCCTGGCCGGTGCCGCCGCGTTGCTGCTGGCACGCGCGCTCGGACGCCGGGTCGCGGGCGTGCTGCTGGTACTGGCCGGTGCGGCCGGCGCCGCCGCGTCGGTGAGCGTGTTGCGGGCCCCCGAGAACGGTGTGGCCGCACTGGTGGCGAAGGCGGTGGGCGTCACGGGCACGACACCGGCGTCCCTGCAGGTGTCCGCCTGGCCGTGGCTGGCCGTGGCAGGGTGCGCCCTCGTGGCGGTGGCCGGGGCCGTGGCGGTGCTTCGGGCCGGCCGGTGGTCGGGCCCGCGCTCGCGGTACGAGGCGCCAGCCGAGCCGAGCGAGGCCGGGGGCGCTCCGGACGGCGCGCCGCTGGCCGACGAGGCGGCGGATCCGGGCACCGCCTGGGACGCGCTCAGCCGAGGTGAGGACCCCACCCGCTGA
- a CDS encoding chorismate-binding protein: protein ARLDRMAERLARPAASTVAAPADEQPKVRPQLFDTEYAAMVERAKEAVRAGDVFQVVPSQRYEIDCPADALDVYRVLRASNPSPYMYLLRLPTTDGAGYDVVGSSPEALVKVDGRRVMTHPIAGTRPRGVTPEQDADNARSLLADDKERAEHLMLVDLARNDLARVCDAGSVEVLEFMQVERYSHVMHIVSTVVGRLRDDRSAYDALVATFPAGTLSGAPKVRAMELIDEMETTRRGLYGGTVGYLDFAGDLDMAIAIRTAVIRDGVAYVQAGGGVVADSDPAAEHQESVNKSMAVLRAVAAATALGERR, encoded by the coding sequence CGCCCGCCTCGACCGCATGGCCGAGCGGCTCGCGCGCCCGGCGGCGAGCACCGTGGCAGCTCCTGCCGACGAGCAGCCGAAGGTGCGCCCGCAGCTGTTCGACACCGAGTACGCCGCCATGGTCGAGCGCGCCAAGGAGGCCGTGCGCGCAGGTGATGTGTTCCAGGTCGTGCCGTCGCAGCGGTACGAGATCGACTGCCCCGCAGACGCTCTGGACGTCTACCGCGTACTGCGCGCGTCCAACCCCAGTCCTTACATGTACCTGCTGCGGCTGCCCACCACCGACGGCGCCGGCTACGACGTCGTGGGGTCGAGCCCCGAGGCGCTGGTGAAGGTCGACGGCCGTCGGGTCATGACCCATCCGATCGCCGGCACCCGCCCCCGCGGGGTCACCCCCGAGCAGGACGCCGACAACGCTCGCTCCCTGCTCGCCGACGACAAGGAGCGCGCCGAGCACCTCATGCTCGTCGACCTCGCCCGCAACGACCTCGCGCGCGTGTGCGACGCCGGCAGCGTCGAGGTGCTGGAGTTCATGCAGGTCGAGCGCTACAGCCACGTCATGCACATCGTCTCGACGGTCGTCGGCCGCCTGCGCGACGACCGCTCGGCCTACGACGCGCTCGTCGCCACGTTCCCGGCCGGCACGCTCTCGGGCGCTCCCAAGGTGCGCGCGATGGAGCTCATCGACGAGATGGAGACCACGCGGCGTGGCCTGTACGGCGGCACCGTCGGCTACCTGGACTTCGCGGGCGACCTCGACATGGCCATCGCGATCCGCACCGCCGTCATCCGCGACGGCGTGGCCTACGTCCAGGCCGGCGGCGGGGTCGTCGCCGACTCCGATCCGGCAGCCGAGCACCAGGAGTCGGTCAACAAGTCGATGGCGGTGCTGCGCGCGGTCGCCGCGGCCACGGCCCTGGGGGAGCGGCGCTGA
- the hisI gene encoding phosphoribosyl-AMP cyclohydrolase, whose product MPGPSTSSPLAPEIAARLKRDADGLVCAVVQQHDTGEVLMVGWMDDEALHRTLTTGRVTFWSRSRQEYWRKGDTSGHTQHVHGVALDCDGDAVLVRVAQVGAACHTGSRTCFEGRDLPVTGAA is encoded by the coding sequence GTGCCCGGTCCCTCGACGTCCTCGCCCCTCGCCCCCGAGATCGCCGCGCGCCTGAAGCGCGACGCCGACGGCCTCGTGTGCGCCGTGGTGCAGCAGCACGACACCGGTGAGGTGCTCATGGTGGGTTGGATGGACGACGAGGCCCTGCACCGCACGCTCACCACCGGTCGGGTCACCTTCTGGAGCCGCAGCCGCCAGGAGTACTGGCGCAAGGGCGACACGAGTGGGCACACCCAGCACGTGCACGGCGTCGCGCTCGACTGCGACGGCGACGCGGTGCTCGTCCGGGTCGCCCAGGTGGGTGCGGCCTGCCACACCGGCTCGCGCACGTGCTTCGAGGGCCGCGACCTGCCGGTGACGGGTGCCGCCTGA
- a CDS encoding DinB family protein, whose amino-acid sequence MTIPPDTKDWTWVLERRCPQCGLESASVALADVPDLLRDNAKAWADVLSRADAQARPEATVWSPLEYACHVRDVHRVFGPRYRQMLDADDPQFANWDQDVAALDGDYEHQQPSSVAGELSAAAQEAAELLAGVTPEQADRAGRRSNGSRFTVTSLARYHLHDVVHHLRDVRP is encoded by the coding sequence ATGACGATTCCGCCCGATACCAAGGACTGGACGTGGGTGCTCGAGCGCCGCTGCCCGCAGTGCGGGCTGGAGTCGGCGTCCGTGGCCCTGGCCGACGTGCCCGACCTGTTGCGAGACAACGCGAAGGCCTGGGCCGACGTCCTGAGTCGCGCCGACGCGCAGGCGCGCCCGGAGGCCACGGTGTGGTCGCCGCTGGAGTACGCGTGCCACGTCCGCGACGTGCACCGGGTGTTCGGCCCGCGCTACCGGCAGATGCTCGACGCCGACGACCCGCAGTTCGCGAACTGGGACCAGGACGTCGCCGCCCTCGACGGCGACTACGAGCACCAGCAGCCGTCGTCCGTCGCCGGCGAGCTGTCGGCTGCGGCGCAGGAGGCGGCCGAGCTGCTCGCCGGCGTCACCCCCGAGCAGGCCGACCGAGCCGGACGGCGGTCGAACGGCTCGCGCTTCACGGTGACGTCGCTCGCGCGCTACCACCTGCACGACGTCGTCCACCACCTCCGGGACGTCCGCCCCTGA